The following are from one region of the Anaeropeptidivorans aminofermentans genome:
- the argR gene encoding arginine repressor, which produces MKSKRHSAIIDIIKNNDIETQEELADRLKAMGFDVTQATVSRDIRQLKLTKIQYDNNKQKYAAISGPEHVITERQIRVFKEGVASMQVAGNILVIKTLVGMAMAVAAALDAMDNKEIIGTIAGDDTIFSVFKNVEEAEAVLERLHKFTGV; this is translated from the coding sequence ATGAAATCCAAAAGGCATTCGGCTATTATAGATATTATTAAAAATAATGATATTGAAACTCAGGAGGAGCTTGCAGACAGGCTTAAAGCCATGGGCTTTGACGTTACCCAGGCAACCGTATCAAGAGATATAAGGCAGCTTAAGCTTACAAAGATTCAATATGATAATAATAAGCAGAAATATGCTGCCATTTCCGGCCCTGAGCATGTTATTACCGAAAGGCAGATCAGGGTCTTTAAAGAAGGCGTTGCCAGTATGCAGGTTGCCGGAAATATACTGGTGATAAAAACCCTCGTCGGTATGGCCATGGCTGTTGCAGCTGCTCTTGATGCTATGGATAATAAAGAAATTATAGGTACCATAGCCGGCGATGACACCATATTCAGTGTTTTTAAAAATGTGGAAGAGGCCGAAGCGGTTCTTGAAAGACTTCATAAATTTACCGGAGTATAG
- a CDS encoding NAD(+)/NADH kinase, whose protein sequence is MKNVGIITNHTKDRELEYTKEVIDWLKSKGHYPIIETGSAEGAFNGEIFMGINEMCINCSFIIVLGGDGTILEAARRAAFCDIPLLGINLGNLGYLTDVDKSEGIKAIEKVLKGDYKTEKRMMIQAEILGKGSNESHIALNDICILRGNLSKMISLKVGVNDEYIDTYRADGIIISTPTGSTAYNLSAGGPILKPDIELIAITPICPHKMYSRPSVISANDEVYITIGDNPDEVVLSLDGQEHYKLSSGDIIKISRSQFYTTIIKTNDLGFYDILRKKFYH, encoded by the coding sequence ATGAAAAATGTAGGGATAATTACAAACCATACGAAAGATAGGGAGCTTGAATATACGAAAGAAGTCATTGACTGGCTTAAATCAAAGGGACATTACCCCATTATAGAAACAGGCTCTGCCGAAGGAGCTTTTAATGGGGAAATTTTTATGGGTATCAATGAAATGTGTATCAACTGCAGCTTCATTATTGTTTTAGGCGGCGACGGTACAATTCTTGAAGCCGCAAGGCGCGCCGCATTTTGCGACATCCCTCTTTTAGGCATAAATTTAGGCAATCTTGGGTATTTGACAGACGTTGACAAATCGGAAGGCATAAAAGCAATTGAAAAAGTTTTGAAGGGAGATTATAAAACTGAAAAGAGAATGATGATTCAGGCTGAAATCCTCGGAAAAGGCAGTAATGAAAGCCATATTGCCCTGAATGACATATGCATATTGCGCGGAAATCTATCGAAAATGATAAGCCTTAAGGTAGGTGTAAATGATGAATATATTGACACCTACAGAGCCGACGGAATCATAATTTCAACGCCTACAGGCTCTACAGCCTATAATTTATCGGCAGGAGGGCCGATATTGAAGCCTGATATAGAGCTTATAGCCATAACGCCTATATGCCCGCATAAAATGTATTCACGGCCTTCTGTTATATCGGCAAATGATGAGGTTTATATTACCATAGGGGATAACCCTGATGAAGTTGTCCTAAGCCTTGACGGGCAGGAGCATTATAAGCTTTCAAGCGGTGATATTATTAAAATAAGCCGGTCTCAATTTTACACGACGATTATAAAGACCAATGATTTAGGCTTTTATGATATACTTAGAAAAAAATTCTACCATTAA
- a CDS encoding TlyA family RNA methyltransferase: protein MPEKIRLDLLISKQEGVSRNIAVDMIKEGRVRLQDKVLLSPGSKFFDDSIFSVEKPEYIYVGRGGYKLEKALKHFSINLQDKICIDIGASTGGFTDCMLRFSALKVYAVDTGTDQLAESLRNDKRVISMEKTDIRDVNIDDDISFASVDVSFISLGKILKNISTLLNEKGEAVCLIKPQFEAGPANVGKDGVVKNRKIHLKILENMYNIIIGFNFTVKDIIPSPIKGGDGNIEYLIYISKSHGDGLNPSRYKHICTEINEELFRG, encoded by the coding sequence ATGCCTGAAAAAATAAGGCTTGATCTGTTAATTTCAAAGCAGGAAGGCGTAAGCAGAAATATTGCCGTAGATATGATAAAAGAAGGCAGAGTTCGGCTGCAGGATAAGGTGCTTTTATCTCCCGGTTCTAAATTTTTTGATGATAGCATTTTTTCTGTTGAAAAGCCTGAATATATATATGTAGGAAGGGGCGGATATAAGCTTGAAAAAGCTTTAAAGCATTTTTCCATAAACCTTCAGGATAAAATCTGTATTGACATTGGGGCTTCCACAGGCGGTTTTACCGATTGTATGCTTCGATTCAGCGCTTTAAAAGTATATGCCGTAGACACAGGCACAGACCAGCTTGCCGAAAGCCTTAGAAATGATAAAAGAGTGATATCCATGGAAAAAACGGATATAAGAGACGTAAATATTGATGATGATATTTCCTTTGCATCAGTTGATGTTTCATTTATCTCTCTTGGTAAAATATTAAAAAATATTTCAACTCTTTTAAATGAAAAGGGCGAGGCTGTATGCCTTATAAAACCTCAATTTGAAGCTGGGCCGGCAAACGTAGGAAAAGACGGCGTTGTCAAAAATAGAAAAATTCATTTAAAAATACTGGAAAATATGTATAATATTATTATAGGATTTAATTTTACAGTAAAAGACATTATACCTTCTCCCATAAAGGGCGGAGACGGAAATATAGAATATCTCATATATATCAGCAAATCCCACGGTGACGGTTTGAACCCAAGCCGTTATAAGCATATATGCACTGAAATAAACGAAGAATTGTTTAGGGGCTAG